One window of Magallana gigas chromosome 2, xbMagGiga1.1, whole genome shotgun sequence genomic DNA carries:
- the LOC105325231 gene encoding dual specificity protein phosphatase 1-B, whose amino-acid sequence MTWLTRQQRVNYQKMDVDEILPGVFISGCSPAADKETLQKLQITHIVNLASLFGNRFPESFTYLKIEMEDSDDVDIKQPIYRVLRFIESTLTLGGRVLVHCNAGVSRAGAMITAYVMKTKGWKLKDALKFVRSKRRNNPVTPNDGFLRDLKKFEKQLVAVKVIKTT is encoded by the exons ATGACTTGGTTAACGAGACAGCAACGTGTAAATTACCAGAAAATGGATGTGGATGAGATTTTGCCAGGTGTTTTTATAT CTGGTTGCAGTCCAGCGGCTGACAAGGAAACCCTACAGAAACTTCAGATAACCCATATAGTCAACTTAGCGTCCTTGTTTGGAAACAGGTTTCCGGAATCGTTTACCTATCTAAAGATAGAAATGGAGGATTCTGACGATGTAGACATTAAGCAGCCTATTTACAGGGTACTTAGGTTCATTGAGAGTACCCTGACCCTTGGGGGCCGCGTTCTGGTCCACTGCAATGCTGGGGTATCAAGAGCGGGAGCCATGATAACAGCTTACGTCATGAAAACCAAGGGCTGGAAACTTAAAGATGCTCTCAAATTTGTGCGGTCGAAAAGGAGAAACAACCCCGTTACTCCAAACGATGGATTTTTAAGAGAcctaaagaaatttgaaaaacagCTTGTAGCAGTGAAAGTGATAAAGACGACTTGA